A part of Curtobacterium sp. MCLR17_036 genomic DNA contains:
- a CDS encoding fructosamine kinase family protein: MAETHVKTFTTPDEAAAEAAGLEWLAAAEPAGGTRTARVLGRPSRTVLDLELISDGSPTAAQAERFGRSLAHTHAAGADHWGAPPAGWPAGSPLRMGRSRTPFVSAERAPATWGEFFAEYRIRDFVRRIVDAGGFDHDQAAVFDRVADRVQDGTLGSPQPALVGDRPARLHGDLWAGNVLWPTDSSEPTGAVLIDPIAHGGHAETDLALLGLFGLPRLETVLAAYDRESRLADGWQERVELHQLAPLLLHVFLFGGSYTGSALRAAQRYA; the protein is encoded by the coding sequence ATGGCCGAGACGCACGTGAAGACCTTCACCACCCCCGACGAGGCAGCCGCCGAGGCGGCCGGACTCGAGTGGCTCGCGGCCGCCGAGCCGGCCGGCGGCACCAGGACGGCTCGGGTGCTCGGGCGGCCGAGCCGGACGGTGCTCGACCTCGAACTGATCTCCGACGGCTCCCCCACCGCCGCGCAGGCGGAGCGCTTCGGACGCTCCCTCGCGCACACCCACGCCGCCGGGGCGGACCACTGGGGCGCCCCGCCCGCGGGCTGGCCGGCCGGGTCACCGCTGCGCATGGGGCGCTCGCGCACCCCGTTCGTCAGCGCCGAGCGCGCGCCGGCCACGTGGGGCGAGTTCTTCGCCGAGTACCGCATCCGGGACTTCGTCCGCCGCATCGTCGACGCCGGCGGGTTCGACCACGACCAGGCCGCCGTGTTCGACCGGGTCGCCGACCGGGTGCAGGACGGCACCCTCGGATCACCGCAGCCGGCGCTCGTCGGCGACCGGCCGGCGCGACTGCACGGCGACCTGTGGGCGGGCAACGTGCTCTGGCCCACCGACTCGTCGGAGCCGACCGGGGCGGTGCTCATCGACCCGATCGCGCACGGCGGGCACGCCGAGACGGACCTGGCGCTGCTCGGGCTGTTCGGGCTGCCCCGGCTCGAGACGGTGCTCGCCGCCTACGACCGGGAGTCCCGGCTCGCCGACGGCTGGCAGGAGCGCGTCGAACTGCACCAGCTCGCGCCGCTGCTGCTGCACGTGTTCCTGTTCGGCGGGTCGTACACCGGGTCGGCGCTGCGAGCGGCACAGCGGTACGCCTGA
- a CDS encoding histidine kinase — protein sequence MTTTATLPAVPVGRRIWAETWRLAVAALAGVIAFALVWSSLDTAGWSDARVGGLLVADLLCGVLALLLVPFRHRAPLPVTIVVVALSTVSTLGIGAAALAVVSIATRRRVVEIAVTSAVMVVATIVYEGVLVPDDATPLWQVVAAAAVVVALLAAIGIGIGQRRALVVSLRERAALLERDQQLREDRAREQERAHIAREMHDVLGHRLSLVALHAGALEYRGPALSPDETAAAAGVVRAEAHAALTDLRDVLGVLRDPASTGGDEVTGTAPPQPTLCDLPALLDQARAAGTTVRATLGDLDPVPPVVGRHAYRIVQEALTNARRHAPGRPVDVVLDLLPTPALRVVVTNPVASTDDAADAGAIDVGHGLRGLAERARLVGGTFRAGVGAEGVWTVEAVLPWTA from the coding sequence ATGACCACGACCGCCACCCTGCCCGCCGTCCCCGTCGGTCGACGCATCTGGGCGGAGACCTGGCGGCTGGCCGTCGCCGCGCTGGCCGGCGTGATCGCCTTCGCCCTGGTCTGGTCGTCGCTCGACACCGCTGGGTGGAGCGACGCCCGCGTCGGCGGTCTGCTCGTCGCCGACCTGCTGTGCGGCGTCCTCGCCCTGCTGCTCGTGCCGTTCCGGCACCGGGCACCCCTGCCGGTGACGATCGTGGTCGTCGCGCTGAGCACGGTCTCGACGCTGGGGATCGGGGCGGCGGCACTCGCGGTGGTCTCGATCGCCACCCGTCGTCGCGTCGTCGAGATCGCCGTCACGAGCGCCGTGATGGTCGTCGCCACGATCGTGTACGAGGGCGTGCTCGTGCCGGACGACGCCACACCGCTGTGGCAGGTCGTGGCCGCCGCCGCCGTCGTCGTCGCCCTGCTGGCGGCCATCGGCATCGGCATCGGCCAGCGCCGCGCCCTCGTCGTGTCGCTCCGCGAACGCGCGGCCCTGCTCGAACGCGACCAGCAGCTCCGCGAGGACCGCGCCCGCGAGCAGGAACGCGCACACATCGCCCGCGAGATGCACGACGTGCTCGGACACCGGCTGTCCCTCGTCGCGCTGCACGCCGGGGCGCTCGAGTACCGCGGTCCCGCGCTCTCCCCCGACGAGACGGCGGCCGCGGCCGGGGTGGTCCGCGCCGAGGCGCACGCCGCGCTCACCGACCTGCGCGACGTGCTCGGGGTCCTGCGCGACCCCGCGTCCACCGGGGGCGACGAGGTCACCGGCACCGCGCCTCCGCAGCCGACGCTCTGCGACCTGCCCGCGCTCCTCGACCAGGCGCGCGCCGCGGGGACGACGGTCCGGGCCACGCTCGGTGACCTCGACCCGGTGCCGCCCGTCGTCGGTCGCCACGCGTACCGCATCGTGCAGGAGGCCCTGACGAACGCCCGCCGCCACGCCCCCGGGCGGCCGGTCGACGTGGTGCTCGACCTGCTCCCCACCCCGGCCCTGCGCGTCGTCGTGACGAACCCGGTCGCGTCGACCGACGACGCCGCCGACGCCGGCGCGATCGACGTCGGGCACGGGCTGCGCGGCCTCGCCGAGCGCGCCCGGCTCGTCGGCGGCACGTTCCGCGCCGGGGTCGGTGCCGAGGGCGTCTGGACCGTCGAGGCGGTGCTGCCGTGGACGGCGTGA
- a CDS encoding helix-turn-helix transcriptional regulator: MTTERDDAHRSAVLLPGELLGLSLDERCAEFEALLLAPPLHGIRPDGHDWLRQRYAEIVPIVLPAALRAVERGEPVDRDCLARLREVAAARAEDPRVDVSVVLRGALPAIRVFALVMHTATRDHAATADRAARTMLAMSRASLVAHELGSCWAESWSHQRRRAAADASATVTTGEIDLVAEAPGLDDTEERMLALAAHGLSNDAIARETSYSRQAVAWHLGRLMRTWKAPNRTALVSIAFVKGWIRARCSERPDAVWPPALGPGTDAHDDGP, from the coding sequence ATGACGACCGAGCGCGATGACGCACACCGATCGGCAGTGCTGCTCCCGGGGGAACTGCTGGGGCTGTCGCTCGACGAGCGGTGCGCCGAGTTCGAGGCGCTCCTGCTCGCACCACCGCTGCACGGCATCCGGCCGGACGGCCACGACTGGCTCCGGCAGCGCTACGCCGAGATCGTCCCGATCGTGCTGCCTGCGGCGCTGCGGGCCGTCGAGCGCGGTGAGCCCGTCGACCGCGACTGCCTGGCACGGCTGCGCGAGGTCGCCGCCGCACGGGCCGAGGACCCGCGGGTGGACGTCTCGGTGGTGCTCCGCGGGGCGCTGCCCGCGATCCGGGTCTTCGCCCTCGTCATGCACACGGCGACGCGCGACCACGCGGCCACGGCGGACCGTGCCGCGCGGACCATGCTCGCGATGAGCCGGGCGTCGCTGGTGGCCCACGAGCTCGGCTCGTGCTGGGCCGAGTCCTGGTCGCACCAGCGTCGGCGGGCCGCGGCCGACGCGTCGGCGACGGTGACGACGGGGGAGATCGACCTGGTCGCCGAGGCGCCCGGTCTCGACGACACCGAGGAGCGGATGCTGGCGCTCGCGGCCCACGGTCTGTCGAACGACGCGATCGCGCGCGAGACCTCGTACAGCCGGCAGGCGGTGGCGTGGCACCTCGGACGGCTCATGCGGACGTGGAAGGCGCCGAACCGGACCGCGCTGGTGTCGATCGCCTTCGTGAAGGGGTGGATCCGCGCGCGGTGCTCGGAGCGTCCGGACGCCGTCTGGCCGCCGGCGCTCGGCCCGGGGACGGACGCGCACGACGACGGCCCCTGA
- a CDS encoding TetR/AcrR family transcriptional regulator, translating to MTTTASSATPRPETERKRQDILRAAVDTFGAKGSTNGTLADIADQVGITRAGVLHHFGSKQALLLEVIEFRDRDDVADLDGKQMPGGAGLFVHFVSTVLRNSLRPGIVQVYTVLSSESVTDDHPARAYFEQRYRTLRSDVDQAFRALCATEGVTDLRTVDHASAAVLAVMDGLQLQWLLDPSAVDLAAASEFAIQAIVNGVLHPGPPLSAYLDED from the coding sequence ATGACCACGACTGCCAGCAGTGCCACGCCACGACCCGAGACCGAACGCAAGCGGCAGGACATCCTCCGGGCGGCGGTCGACACGTTCGGCGCGAAGGGCTCGACGAACGGCACCCTGGCCGACATCGCGGACCAGGTCGGCATCACCCGCGCGGGCGTCCTGCACCACTTCGGCTCGAAGCAGGCCCTGCTGCTCGAGGTGATCGAGTTCCGCGACCGCGACGACGTCGCCGACCTCGACGGCAAGCAGATGCCGGGCGGCGCCGGCCTGTTCGTGCACTTCGTGTCGACCGTGCTGCGGAACAGCCTCCGGCCCGGCATCGTGCAGGTCTACACGGTCCTGTCGTCCGAGTCCGTGACCGACGACCACCCGGCGCGCGCCTACTTCGAGCAGCGGTACCGGACCCTGCGGTCCGACGTCGACCAGGCGTTCCGCGCGCTCTGCGCGACCGAGGGCGTGACCGACCTGCGCACCGTCGACCACGCCTCGGCGGCGGTCCTCGCGGTGATGGACGGCCTGCAGCTGCAGTGGCTGCTCGACCCGTCGGCCGTCGACCTCGCCGCGGCGAGCGAGTTCGCGATCCAGGCGATCGTGAACGGCGTGCTGCACCCGGGTCCGCCGCTGTCGGCGTACCTCGACGAGGACTGA
- a CDS encoding response regulator transcription factor, with protein MDGVTAPVRVVLVDDDQLVRAGLRLLLSGDDGIDVVGEAGDGLEAEGVIATADPDVVLMDIRMPRCDGLVATARELRRRPELAVLVLTTFEGDDLVLGALRSGARGFLLKDTPPHELVEAVRTVAAGRSILSPSVLDRVIAFAAAPDAGPVRPDTDGAAERRLLALLTERETEVALAVANGASNAQIAADLFVGLATVKTHIGHVYEKFGVENRVQLALVVHAARRGRTSG; from the coding sequence GTGGACGGCGTGACCGCACCGGTCCGGGTCGTCCTGGTCGACGACGACCAGCTCGTGCGCGCCGGCCTCCGGCTGCTGCTGAGCGGCGACGACGGCATCGACGTCGTCGGCGAGGCCGGTGACGGGCTCGAGGCCGAGGGCGTCATCGCGACGGCCGACCCCGACGTCGTGCTCATGGACATCCGGATGCCGCGCTGCGACGGCCTGGTCGCGACCGCACGCGAACTGCGGCGTCGGCCGGAACTCGCCGTGCTCGTCCTGACGACGTTCGAGGGGGACGACCTCGTGCTCGGCGCCCTCCGGAGCGGCGCCCGCGGGTTCCTGCTCAAGGACACCCCGCCGCACGAACTCGTCGAGGCCGTGCGCACCGTCGCCGCCGGCCGCTCGATCCTGTCGCCGTCCGTGCTCGACCGGGTCATCGCGTTCGCCGCGGCACCGGACGCCGGGCCGGTGCGCCCCGACACCGACGGGGCGGCGGAGCGGCGGCTGCTCGCGCTGCTCACCGAGCGCGAGACCGAGGTCGCCCTCGCCGTCGCGAACGGGGCGTCGAACGCGCAGATCGCCGCCGACCTGTTCGTCGGGCTCGCCACGGTGAAGACGCACATCGGCCACGTCTACGAGAAGTTCGGCGTCGAGAACCGGGTGCAGCTCGCGCTGGTCGTGCACGCGGCCCGGCGCGGGCGGACGTCCGGGTGA
- a CDS encoding ABC transporter ATP-binding protein, protein MTDTLLSVRDFSVVYDVDPPVRAVKGVTLDIQRGEIVGLAGESGCGKTTLAYGVQRLLRPPAVITDGSVVFHDRSGEDVDVNALDVEAMRRFRWDKISMVFQGAMNALNPVATIGAQLDDVFVVHRPDLDRKQRRRAVVELLDIVKVGAQRFRSYPHELSGGMRQRVMIAMALALRPQLMIMDEPTTALDVLVQREILSQISQLRHEFGFSVVFITHDLPLLLEISDRIAIMREGEIVELATAERIWNAPQHDYTRKLLASFPRLTGEKGVVVR, encoded by the coding sequence ATGACCGACACACTCCTCTCCGTGCGCGACTTCTCGGTCGTGTACGACGTCGACCCGCCGGTGCGCGCGGTCAAGGGCGTCACCCTCGACATCCAGCGCGGCGAGATCGTCGGTCTCGCCGGCGAGAGCGGATGCGGCAAGACCACCCTGGCGTACGGGGTCCAGCGACTCCTGCGGCCGCCGGCCGTCATCACCGACGGCAGCGTCGTGTTCCACGACCGCTCCGGCGAGGACGTCGACGTCAACGCGCTCGACGTCGAGGCCATGCGCCGCTTCCGCTGGGACAAGATCTCGATGGTCTTCCAGGGCGCGATGAACGCGCTCAACCCGGTGGCGACGATCGGCGCTCAGCTCGACGACGTGTTCGTCGTGCACCGCCCCGACCTGGACCGCAAGCAGCGGCGTCGTGCCGTCGTCGAGCTGCTCGACATCGTGAAGGTCGGCGCGCAGCGCTTCCGGTCGTACCCGCACGAGCTGTCCGGCGGCATGCGGCAGCGCGTCATGATCGCGATGGCGCTCGCGCTCCGTCCGCAGCTCATGATCATGGACGAGCCGACCACCGCGCTCGACGTGCTCGTCCAGCGCGAGATCCTCAGCCAGATCTCGCAGCTCCGGCACGAGTTCGGGTTCTCGGTCGTCTTCATCACCCACGACCTGCCGCTCCTGCTCGAGATCAGCGACCGCATCGCGATCATGCGCGAGGGCGAGATCGTCGAGCTGGCGACCGCCGAGCGCATCTGGAACGCCCCGCAGCACGACTACACCCGCAAGCTCCTCGCATCGTTCCCGCGTCTGACCGGGGAGAAAGGGGTGGTCGTACGATGA
- a CDS encoding DMT family transporter: MSRLYLVNAALYVLVALTWGSSFLFAKIGLDGLAPQQVATVRTVLGAVTLVVVLLATRRRWPREPRVWAHLAVVAVFLNALPSSLMAWAEQTVPSGLASIYNATTPIMTLAALAVLVPSERLRGRHLLGIVLGIVGVLVLVGPWDVLTDPEVLASVPGQVALLGMTASYGVGLAYLRRVAVASAYDPVTLATVQLTLASGMLLVVAPVIATGPVQLDGRIVAAMVALGCVGTGLAYAWNTRLVQAWGAGRASTVTYLTPVVGVALGVLVLGERVRWNEPVGGLVVLLGIALASGVLGRRRTAVRPAV; encoded by the coding sequence ATGTCGAGACTGTACCTCGTGAACGCCGCCCTCTACGTCCTCGTCGCCCTCACCTGGGGTTCGAGCTTCCTCTTCGCGAAGATCGGACTCGACGGCCTCGCGCCCCAGCAGGTCGCCACCGTGCGGACCGTGCTCGGCGCCGTCACGCTCGTCGTGGTGCTGCTCGCGACCCGGCGGCGCTGGCCGCGGGAACCGCGGGTGTGGGCGCACCTGGCCGTCGTCGCGGTGTTCCTCAACGCGCTGCCGTCGTCGCTCATGGCGTGGGCCGAGCAGACGGTGCCGTCCGGGCTCGCGAGCATCTACAACGCGACGACCCCGATCATGACGCTGGCCGCCCTCGCGGTGCTCGTGCCGTCCGAGCGGCTGCGCGGCCGGCATTTGCTCGGGATCGTGCTCGGCATCGTCGGGGTGCTCGTGCTCGTCGGTCCGTGGGACGTCCTCACCGACCCCGAGGTCCTGGCGAGCGTGCCGGGACAGGTCGCACTGCTCGGCATGACGGCGTCCTACGGCGTCGGGCTCGCCTACCTGCGCCGGGTCGCGGTGGCGAGCGCGTACGACCCGGTCACCTTGGCGACGGTCCAGCTGACGCTGGCCTCGGGGATGCTCCTGGTGGTCGCGCCCGTCATCGCGACCGGTCCGGTGCAGCTGGACGGGAGGATCGTGGCCGCGATGGTCGCGCTCGGTTGCGTCGGGACGGGGCTGGCCTACGCCTGGAACACGCGCCTGGTGCAGGCGTGGGGCGCGGGTCGCGCGTCCACCGTGACCTACCTGACGCCGGTGGTCGGGGTGGCGCTCGGCGTGCTCGTGCTCGGCGAGCGGGTGCGGTGGAACGAGCCGGTCGGCGGCCTGGTCGTGCTGCTCGGCATCGCGCTCGCGTCCGGGGTGCTCGGGCGTCGCCGGACGGCGGTGCGGCCCGCGGTCTGA
- a CDS encoding LysR family transcriptional regulator, translating to MTVSVPQLRAFVATLDTGSFTAAAAELGVGQSAVSHAVAGFEREVGGPVVRRGGVATPTPLGERLLAHARSVLASVDALEAVVRPATARGTVRLAAVPTVCQGLLPRLRELWAVTLPDVDVQVYEGDDDEMPEWLEAGTVDAAVLVDPSPVPVGGVVVAQDEMAAVVRRDHPLAELPALSLDDLHEDGLVAGGGGCEYQIQKLHELEGRPFRYAHRVREMSTMFGMIERGEGVSIVPTLGRVMLPPDLVMVPMARRLERTLVLSGPASREWHPLARALVDAV from the coding sequence ATGACCGTCTCCGTCCCGCAGCTGCGGGCGTTCGTCGCCACGCTCGACACCGGCTCGTTCACGGCGGCCGCCGCCGAGCTCGGCGTCGGGCAGTCCGCTGTGTCGCACGCCGTCGCCGGCTTCGAGCGCGAGGTGGGCGGACCGGTGGTCCGGCGCGGCGGCGTCGCGACCCCGACACCCCTCGGCGAGCGCCTGCTGGCCCACGCCCGCAGCGTGCTCGCCTCCGTCGACGCCCTGGAGGCGGTGGTCCGGCCCGCCACGGCCCGCGGCACCGTGCGGCTCGCGGCCGTCCCCACCGTCTGCCAGGGCCTGCTGCCGCGGCTCCGCGAACTCTGGGCGGTGACCCTGCCTGACGTCGACGTCCAGGTCTACGAGGGGGACGACGACGAGATGCCCGAGTGGCTCGAGGCCGGCACCGTCGACGCCGCCGTGCTCGTCGACCCCTCGCCGGTCCCCGTCGGCGGGGTCGTCGTCGCCCAGGACGAGATGGCAGCAGTCGTACGACGGGACCACCCGCTCGCCGAGCTGCCCGCACTCTCGCTCGACGACCTGCACGAGGACGGCCTCGTCGCCGGGGGTGGCGGCTGCGAGTACCAGATCCAGAAGCTGCACGAGCTCGAGGGGCGCCCCTTCCGCTACGCCCACCGCGTGCGGGAGATGAGCACCATGTTCGGCATGATCGAACGCGGCGAGGGCGTCTCGATCGTGCCGACGCTCGGGCGCGTGATGCTGCCGCCGGACCTCGTCATGGTGCCGATGGCCCGACGACTGGAACGGACGCTCGTGCTGAGCGGGCCGGCGTCGCGCGAGTGGCACCCGCTGGCCCGGGCGCTCGTCGACGCGGTCTGA
- a CDS encoding ABC transporter substrate-binding protein has translation MRLKKHLITATAVAALGAMVLTGCSSGSQGGSGGSGSSTLTIAKPDGAAVLATQINNPFISTGSGMSLGYDRMIFEPLAMVNPVGDNQTTPWLASKVTWNDDYTKLTVTPREGVKWSDGEPFTADDIVFTYSLIKDNPALDLGGLKLTSIEKDGGDVVMDFSESKFVKQGDVLHVSIVPEHQWKDIADPTKDAVKDAVGTGPYTISTFSSQGVVLKARSDYWGGKVPVAQLKYLEYNDNTGLLRGLQNRETDWAQIFITDFEKNYVQKDPEHNVFWGANILSPDMIVVNTTKAPFNDVALRKAVNMVVDRKAHAEKARSNAGPELKNVTGIPQPTGDQYIADEYKDQEFSIDVDGAKKVLTDAGYTWKSGALTDPSGKAVSFTLQNPQGWNDYVTGIQLIATQVEKTLGADVKVATPDADTWTSNVATGNFDAVLHWSGSGSNPWHIYDDTMNGAYLEQESGGKVADNFGRYDNPEATKLLKEYAAASDDATRKAALDEVQKIFVEDVPAIPIGTHPQLGEYNTRNFTGWPSEEDQYATADPTQPWAVQVLMQLQPAK, from the coding sequence ATGAGGCTCAAGAAACACCTGATCACGGCGACCGCCGTCGCCGCGCTGGGCGCCATGGTGCTCACCGGATGCTCGAGCGGCAGCCAGGGCGGCTCCGGCGGCTCGGGCTCGTCGACCCTGACGATCGCCAAGCCGGACGGCGCTGCCGTCCTCGCGACGCAGATCAACAACCCGTTCATCAGCACCGGCTCCGGCATGTCCCTCGGGTACGACCGGATGATCTTCGAGCCGCTCGCGATGGTCAACCCGGTGGGCGACAACCAGACCACCCCGTGGCTCGCCTCGAAGGTCACCTGGAACGACGACTACACGAAGCTCACCGTCACGCCCCGCGAGGGCGTCAAGTGGAGCGACGGCGAGCCGTTCACGGCGGACGACATCGTCTTCACGTACTCGCTCATCAAGGACAACCCCGCGCTCGACCTCGGCGGCCTGAAGCTGACCAGCATCGAGAAGGACGGCGGCGACGTCGTCATGGACTTCAGCGAGTCGAAGTTCGTGAAGCAGGGCGACGTGCTGCACGTCAGCATCGTCCCCGAGCACCAGTGGAAGGACATCGCGGACCCGACGAAGGACGCCGTCAAGGACGCCGTCGGCACCGGTCCGTACACGATCTCGACCTTCTCGTCGCAGGGCGTCGTGCTCAAGGCCCGCTCGGACTACTGGGGCGGCAAGGTCCCCGTCGCGCAGCTGAAGTACCTCGAGTACAACGACAACACCGGCCTGCTGCGCGGTCTGCAGAACCGCGAGACCGACTGGGCGCAGATCTTCATCACCGACTTCGAGAAGAACTACGTGCAGAAGGACCCGGAGCACAACGTGTTCTGGGGCGCCAACATCCTCAGCCCCGACATGATCGTCGTGAACACCACGAAGGCACCGTTCAACGACGTCGCGCTCCGCAAGGCCGTCAACATGGTCGTCGACCGCAAGGCGCACGCCGAGAAGGCCCGCAGCAACGCCGGGCCCGAGCTGAAGAACGTCACCGGCATCCCGCAGCCGACCGGCGACCAGTACATCGCGGACGAGTACAAGGACCAGGAGTTCTCGATCGACGTCGACGGCGCCAAGAAGGTGCTCACCGACGCCGGCTACACGTGGAAGAGCGGCGCACTGACCGACCCGTCCGGCAAGGCGGTCTCCTTCACGCTGCAGAACCCGCAGGGCTGGAACGACTACGTCACCGGCATCCAGCTCATCGCCACCCAGGTGGAGAAGACGCTCGGCGCCGACGTCAAGGTCGCGACCCCCGACGCCGACACCTGGACCTCGAACGTCGCCACCGGCAACTTCGACGCCGTCCTGCACTGGAGCGGCTCCGGATCGAACCCGTGGCACATCTACGACGACACGATGAACGGCGCCTACCTGGAGCAGGAGTCCGGCGGCAAGGTCGCCGACAACTTCGGCCGCTACGACAACCCGGAGGCGACCAAGCTGCTCAAGGAGTACGCCGCGGCCTCGGACGACGCGACGCGCAAGGCGGCGCTCGACGAGGTGCAGAAGATCTTCGTCGAGGACGTCCCGGCGATCCCGATCGGCACCCACCCGCAGCTCGGCGAGTACAACACCCGGAACTTCACCGGGTGGCCGAGCGAGGAGGACCAGTACGCCACAGCCGACCCGACGCAGCCGTGGGCCGTCCAGGTCCTCATGCAGCTGCAGCCCGCGAAGTAG